TTTGCGTGAGCGTCCCTGTCTTGTCCGAACAAATCACGGTCGCCGAACCGAGCGTTTCCACGCTTGGCAGCCGGCGCACGAGCGCCCGTTTCTTGATCATGCGCTGCACGCCGAGCGCCAACGCGACCGTCACGATCGCCGGCAGCCCTTCAGGTATGGCGGCGACGGCGAGCGAAACGCCGGCCAAAAACATTTTATATACGTCATGGCCTTGAAGGACACCGAGAACGACGACGAGAGCCGTTAACACGAGTGAAGCCGTCACCAATACCTTCCCGAGCTGCTCCAGCCGCTGTTGCAGCGGCGTCATCAACGAATCTTGATTTTGCAGCATTCCGGCGATTTTTCCCATTTCCGTCGCCATTCCCGTCGCCACGACGACCCCAACCGCACTGCCGCGGACTGCCATTGTGCCCATGAAAACGATATTTTCCCGGTCGCCCGCATCAAGATCCCCGCCGTGGATCGGTTCCGCTTTTTTGTCGACCGCGATCGATTCTCCGGTCAATGCCGATTCCTCGGCCGCCAGACCATTGGAGCGAATGAGCCGGATGTCGGCGCCAATTCGGTCGCCGCTATTCACTTGCACGATATCGCCAAAAACCGCTTCTTTGGCGGCGATTTTGCACCATTCGCCGTTCCGCAAAACGGTCATTTGCGGGGCTGACAGTTCTTTCAGCGCTTGCAGCGATTTTTCCGCCTTGCGCTCTTGCACAAACCCAAGAATGCCGTTCATTACGACGATCAAGATAATCGTAACGGCGTCTATGTACTCGCCCAGCAGCCCCGAAATAAGCGTGGCCGCCAACAAGACGACAACCATGAAATCTTTGAATTGTTCCAAAAACACAAGTAATGCGGACGGCCCTTCACGCTCGTCCAATTCGTTGGCGCCGTTTTCCTGAAGCCGGCTTCCGGCTTCCTCATCCGTCAAACCGGAGGAAAAGTCGGTTTCCGTCAATTGTTCGATCTGTTGCGCCGAATGCTCATGCCATCTCATCTTTCCACCCCGCTTAAAAAGTCGTTGATACAAGCCATCTATATTCAGAAGGCGCGCGAAAAATGCTATACTCATGGAAGATTCATCAGAAAACGAAGGACGACCATAGGCAAGAATACGAGGTGATCGAAAATGTCTTTCGATGGAATCGTGACACGAGCCGTCGTGCACGAGTTGCAAGCTTTACAATCAGGAAGAATCACGAAAATTTATCAACCGCACCCGACGGAATTAATCTTTCTAGTGCGCGCCCAACGAAAAAATCATCGCCTGCTCTTGTCGGCGCATCCGCAGTTTGCGAGAATGCAGCTGACCGAAGAAAGCTATGACAACCCGAAAGAACCGCCGATGTTTTGCATGTTTTTGCGGAAGCATTTGGAAGGCGGCATTATCGAAAAAATCAGCCAGCCCGGCAACGAACGGATCGTGACGATCGACATGAAAACGATGGACGAAATCGGCGATGCTGCGCCGAAACAACTCGTGATCGAAATCATGGGCCGCCACAGCAACATTTTACTGCTCGACCCGTCGCGCAACATGATTTTGGATGCGGTAAAGCATTTGCCCCCTGCCGTGAATAGCCATCGGACGATTTTACCCGGCCAAACGTATATCGCTCCACCCGATCAAGAGAAAGCCAATCCGATTGATGCCGATTCGGATACGTTATTGAAAAAAATTGACTTTAACGCCGGCCGGATCGATCGTCAGCTCGTTGCCGCATTTACAGGCATTTCGCCGCTCGTAGCGCGGGAGATCGTACATCGGGCGGGGCTCGGAAACCGCGAATCGCTGGCGCACGCTTTTCAAGAGATGCAAACGCAATGGCGCGAAGAGCGGTACGAACCGGAAATCGCGGAGAACCGGGAAGGAAAAGAGTTTTTCTCGGTCGTCCGGTTGACACATGTCGACGGCGAGCGAAAAACGTTTGAAAGCGTGAGCGCGATGCTCGACCGTTATTACTTCGGGAAAGCGGAGCGCGACCGCGTGCGTCAGCAAGCGCACGATTTGGAGCGGTTGTTGAAAAACGAGCGCGAGAAAAACGTGAAGAAAATCGCGAAGCTCGAACAGACGTTAGTCGACGCGGAAAGAGCAAAGGAATTTCAACTGTTCGGGGAACTGTTGACGGCGCACATGCACGAAATTCGCAAGGGCGACGAGGCGATCGAAGTTGTCAATTATTATGACGAAAACGGCGGCAAGGTAAAAATTCCGCTCGATCCGCAGAAGAGTCCGTCGGACAACGCGCAAAATTATTTTCGCCGCTACAATAAAGCGAAAAATTCGGTCGCCGTCGTGAACGAACAAATCGAAGCGGCGAAAGCGGAAATTGAGTATTTCGAGCGGCTGCTGCAGCAAATGGATTCTGCGGCGCCGAAGGATGTCGCGGAGATTCGCGAAGAGCTGGAAGAGGAAGGATACTTGAAGCGGCGTAACACGGGATGGAAAAAGAAAAAGCCGGAAAAGCCGAAGCCGGATACGTATCGGTCTTCGGAAGGCGTCGACATTCTTGTCGGCAAAAACAATAAGCAAAACGAGTATTTGACAAACCGGCTCGCGCACGCGAATGATATGTGGCTGCATACGAAGGATATCCCCGGATCGCACGTCGTCATTCGCGGCAGCGAATTTGGCGAAGCAACGTTGCACGAAGCGGCAAACCTCGCCGCCTACTTCAGC
This sequence is a window from Bacillales bacterium. Protein-coding genes within it:
- a CDS encoding NFACT RNA binding domain-containing protein, with amino-acid sequence MSFDGIVTRAVVHELQALQSGRITKIYQPHPTELIFLVRAQRKNHRLLLSAHPQFARMQLTEESYDNPKEPPMFCMFLRKHLEGGIIEKISQPGNERIVTIDMKTMDEIGDAAPKQLVIEIMGRHSNILLLDPSRNMILDAVKHLPPAVNSHRTILPGQTYIAPPDQEKANPIDADSDTLLKKIDFNAGRIDRQLVAAFTGISPLVAREIVHRAGLGNRESLAHAFQEMQTQWREERYEPEIAENREGKEFFSVVRLTHVDGERKTFESVSAMLDRYYFGKAERDRVRQQAHDLERLLKNEREKNVKKIAKLEQTLVDAERAKEFQLFGELLTAHMHEIRKGDEAIEVVNYYDENGGKVKIPLDPQKSPSDNAQNYFRRYNKAKNSVAVVNEQIEAAKAEIEYFERLLQQMDSAAPKDVAEIREELEEEGYLKRRNTGWKKKKPEKPKPDTYRSSEGVDILVGKNNKQNEYLTNRLAHANDMWLHTKDIPGSHVVIRGSEFGEATLHEAANLAAYFSKSKFSSTVPVDYTQIRHVHKPNGAKPGYVIYDNQQTLFVTPDEDLVLTLKNNAAQ